From a region of the Rhodococcus sp. 4CII genome:
- the rpsK gene encoding 30S ribosomal protein S11: MPPKSRSTGPKKTQKARRRDKKNVPHGAAHIKSTFNNTIVSITDPAGNVISWASSGHVGFKGSRKSTPFAAQLAAENAARKAQEHGVKKVDVFVKGPGSGRETAIRSLQAAGLEVGTISDVTPQPHNGCRPPKRRRV; the protein is encoded by the coding sequence ATGCCCCCCAAGTCACGTAGCACCGGTCCGAAGAAGACCCAGAAGGCGCGTCGCAGGGACAAGAAGAACGTCCCGCACGGCGCCGCTCACATCAAGAGCACGTTCAACAACACCATCGTGTCCATCACGGACCCCGCCGGAAACGTGATTTCCTGGGCGTCCTCGGGACACGTCGGCTTCAAGGGTTCGCGCAAGTCGACCCCGTTCGCCGCCCAGCTGGCAGCCGAGAACGCAGCCCGCAAGGCGCAGGAGCACGGTGTCAAGAAGGTCGACGTCTTCGTCAAGGGCCCCGGCTCCGGCCGTGAGACCGCGATCCGCTCGCTTCAGGCCGCAGGCCTCGAGGTCGGCACCATCTCCGATGTCACCCCCCAGCCGCACAACGGCTGCCGTCCGCCCAAGCGGCGTCGGGTCTAG
- the rpmJ gene encoding 50S ribosomal protein L36 — translation MKVQPSVKKICEKCKVIRRNGRVMVICENLRHKQRQG, via the coding sequence GTGAAGGTTCAGCCGAGCGTCAAGAAGATCTGCGAGAAGTGCAAGGTGATCCGTCGTAACGGCCGGGTCATGGTGATCTGCGAGAACCTGCGCCACAAGCAGCGTCAGGGCTAG
- the dtd gene encoding D-aminoacyl-tRNA deacylase: MRALVQRVTSASVRVDGTEVGRITPPDGGHGLLVLIGVTHTDDAAKAALLAKKVWTMRILENEQSAADLDAPVLVASQFTLMADTRRGRRPSWSAAAPRPVAEPLVEEFTGALRELGATVETGVFGEHMEISLVNDGPVTLLIDV; encoded by the coding sequence GTGCGCGCCCTGGTACAGCGAGTGACGTCCGCGTCGGTACGGGTCGACGGCACGGAGGTCGGACGGATCACCCCCCCGGACGGCGGTCACGGGCTGCTCGTCCTGATCGGGGTCACCCACACGGACGATGCGGCGAAGGCGGCGCTGCTCGCGAAGAAGGTGTGGACCATGCGCATTCTGGAGAACGAGCAGTCAGCGGCGGACCTCGACGCGCCGGTGCTCGTCGCCAGTCAGTTCACACTCATGGCGGACACTCGCCGGGGCCGGCGACCGTCCTGGTCGGCCGCCGCGCCGAGGCCCGTGGCGGAACCACTGGTGGAGGAGTTCACCGGCGCCCTGCGGGAACTGGGCGCGACGGTCGAGACGGGTGTGTTCGGCGAACACATGGAGATCAGCCTCGTCAACGACGGACCGGTGACTCTGCTGATCGACGTGTAG
- the rpsD gene encoding 30S ribosomal protein S4, which yields MARYTGPITRKSRRLRVDLVGGDQAFERRPYPPGQHGRARIKESEYLLQLQEKQKARFTYGVMEKQFRLYYKEANNRPGKTGENLLRILESRLDNVVYRAGLARTRRQARQLVTHGHLLVNNKKVDIPSYRVSQYDIIDVKEKSLSTLPFQVARETQGDRPIPGWLQVVGGRLRVLVHQLPERAQIDVPLQEQLIVEYYSK from the coding sequence ATGGCACGTTATACCGGACCCATCACCCGCAAGTCGCGTCGTCTGCGCGTCGACCTCGTTGGAGGCGACCAGGCGTTCGAGCGTCGTCCCTACCCGCCGGGCCAGCACGGCCGCGCGCGGATCAAGGAGAGCGAGTACCTGCTCCAGCTGCAGGAGAAGCAGAAGGCTCGCTTCACCTACGGCGTCATGGAGAAGCAGTTCCGCCTGTACTACAAGGAGGCGAACAATCGCCCCGGTAAGACCGGTGAGAACCTGCTCCGCATCCTGGAGTCGCGTCTCGACAACGTCGTGTACCGCGCCGGACTGGCTCGCACCCGCCGCCAGGCCCGTCAGCTGGTCACCCACGGCCACCTCCTTGTGAACAACAAGAAGGTCGACATCCCCAGCTACCGCGTCTCCCAGTACGACATCATCGATGTCAAGGAGAAGTCGCTGTCCACGCTTCCCTTCCAGGTTGCGCGCGAGACCCAGGGCGATCGCCCGATCCCGGGTTGGCTGCAGGTTGTCGGTGGACGTCTCCGGGTTCTGGTTCACCAGCTTCCCGAGCGTGCGCAGATCGACGTTCCTCTGCAGGAACAGCTCATCGTCGAGTACTACTCGAAGTAG
- the rplO gene encoding 50S ribosomal protein L15: MTIKLHHLRPAPGAKTEKTRVGRGEGSKGKTAGRGTKGTKARKNVPAAFEGGQMPLHMRLPKLKGFTNPFRTEYQVVNVGDIARLFPEGGQVTVEDLVAKGAVRKNQLVKVLGDGDLTVAVQVTVDKFTGSAKEKIAAAGGTATEL; this comes from the coding sequence ATGACCATCAAACTGCATCACCTGCGCCCCGCGCCGGGAGCCAAGACCGAGAAGACTCGCGTCGGTCGTGGTGAAGGTTCCAAGGGTAAGACCGCAGGCCGCGGCACGAAGGGCACCAAGGCCCGCAAGAACGTGCCCGCTGCCTTCGAGGGTGGACAGATGCCGCTGCACATGCGTCTGCCCAAGCTCAAGGGTTTCACCAACCCGTTCCGCACCGAGTACCAGGTCGTCAACGTCGGCGACATCGCCCGTCTGTTCCCCGAGGGTGGACAGGTGACGGTGGAGGACCTCGTTGCCAAGGGTGCCGTTCGCAAGAACCAGCTCGTCAAGGTTCTCGGCGACGGCGACCTGACTGTCGCCGTCCAGGTGACGGTCGACAAGTTCACCGGCTCCGCCAAGGAGAAGATCGCTGCTGCCGGTGGTACCGCCACCGAGCTGTGA
- the rpmD gene encoding 50S ribosomal protein L30, translating into MAELKVTQIKSTIGTKQNQRNSLRTLGLKGIRQTVVREDNAQNRGLINVVRHLVTVEEV; encoded by the coding sequence ATGGCCGAACTCAAGGTCACTCAGATCAAGAGCACCATCGGTACCAAGCAGAACCAGCGGAACTCGCTGCGCACCCTCGGCTTGAAGGGCATCCGTCAGACGGTTGTCCGCGAGGACAATGCCCAGAACCGCGGTCTGATCAACGTGGTGCGCCACCTCGTCACAGTTGAGGAGGTCTAA
- a CDS encoding NADPH-dependent FMN reductase, whose protein sequence is MTAAEPVRIEIVVGSVRVGRIAPVVTRWFAERARAHPGLDVGIIDLADTPLPQDLGASPATEEFRERVGRADAFVIVTSEYNHGYPAALKTAFDSVKHEWRTKPIGFVSYGGLSGGLRATEQLRQVVAELHMVSVRQSVSFHQVRKRFDDAGQTSDGAAADSADRMLAELVWWADATRGQRARIPYPG, encoded by the coding sequence ATGACCGCAGCCGAGCCCGTCCGGATCGAGATCGTCGTCGGGTCGGTCAGGGTCGGCCGGATCGCCCCGGTCGTGACCCGCTGGTTCGCCGAACGCGCCCGCGCCCACCCGGGACTCGACGTCGGGATCATCGATCTGGCCGACACGCCGTTGCCGCAGGATCTCGGCGCATCCCCGGCCACGGAAGAGTTCCGGGAACGGGTGGGGCGAGCCGACGCGTTCGTGATCGTCACATCCGAGTACAACCACGGATACCCGGCAGCGCTCAAGACCGCGTTCGACAGCGTCAAACACGAATGGCGCACGAAGCCCATCGGATTCGTGTCCTACGGCGGATTGTCCGGCGGCCTGCGAGCGACCGAACAACTGCGTCAGGTGGTGGCCGAACTCCACATGGTGTCGGTGCGGCAGAGCGTGAGTTTCCACCAGGTGCGCAAGAGATTCGACGACGCGGGGCAGACTTCGGACGGCGCCGCCGCCGACTCGGCGGACCGCATGCTCGCGGAGTTGGTGTGGTGGGCCGACGCCACACGAGGCCAGCGTGCACGCATCCCGTATCCGGGTTAG
- the rplQ gene encoding 50S ribosomal protein L17 yields the protein MPKPKKGARFGGSASHQKAIFANLATALFEHGRITTTESKAKALRPYAEKLVTHAKAGTLAHRREVLKVIRNKDVVHTLFAEIGPFYADRDGGYTRIIKTVPRKGDNAPMAIIELVKEKTVTSEADRARRVKASQDAPAAAPAEENVVEAVEAEATDAEVENADAVVEAIEDESATAADAPEAEEAKKD from the coding sequence ATGCCCAAGCCCAAGAAGGGTGCCCGCTTCGGCGGGTCGGCTTCGCACCAGAAGGCGATCTTCGCCAATCTGGCTACCGCGCTCTTCGAGCACGGCCGCATCACCACCACGGAGTCCAAGGCCAAGGCCCTGCGCCCGTACGCCGAGAAGCTCGTCACGCACGCCAAGGCCGGAACCCTGGCTCACCGTCGCGAGGTTCTGAAGGTCATCCGCAACAAGGATGTCGTGCACACCCTGTTCGCGGAGATCGGCCCGTTCTACGCCGATCGTGACGGCGGCTACACCCGCATCATCAAGACGGTCCCCCGCAAGGGCGACAACGCGCCGATGGCGATCATCGAGCTCGTCAAGGAGAAGACCGTCACCTCCGAGGCCGACCGCGCTCGTCGCGTGAAGGCTTCGCAGGATGCGCCGGCTGCTGCTCCCGCCGAGGAGAACGTCGTCGAGGCCGTCGAGGCCGAGGCTACCGACGCCGAGGTCGAGAACGCTGACGCCGTCGTCGAGGCCATCGAGGACGAGTCCGCCACCGCGGCCGACGCTCCCGAGGCCGAAGAGGCCAAGAAGGACTAG
- the infA gene encoding translation initiation factor IF-1, with amino-acid sequence MAKKDGAIEVEGRVVEPLPNAMFRIELENGHKVLAHISGKMRQHYIRILPEDRVVVELSPYDLSRGRIVYRYK; translated from the coding sequence ATGGCTAAGAAAGACGGGGCCATCGAGGTCGAGGGACGAGTAGTCGAGCCGCTGCCCAATGCGATGTTCCGCATTGAGCTCGAGAACGGCCACAAGGTTCTCGCCCACATCAGCGGAAAGATGCGTCAGCACTACATTCGCATCCTCCCGGAAGATCGCGTTGTAGTAGAGCTCTCGCCCTACGACTTGTCGCGCGGACGCATCGTTTACCGGTACAAGTAG
- the secY gene encoding preprotein translocase subunit SecY — protein sequence MLSAFVSALRTPDLRRKILIALGLVALYRIGAVIPSPGVDYGNVRSCVDQLSGGDSAGIYSLINLFSGGALLQLSIFAIGIMPYITASIIVQLLTVVIPKFEELRKEGQSGQAKMTQYTRYLSVALAILQATGIVALASRGQLLQGCQEEIIADKSIFGLVIIVLVMTAGAALVMWFGEVITERGVGNGMSLLIFSGIASRLPSEGKAILDSRGGLIFAIVCVVALAIIAGVVFVEQGQRRIPVQYAKRMVGRKMYGGSSTYLPLKVNQAGIIPVIFASSLLYLPNLIAQLTGATSSADPSWWQRIINEYLVNPNNPVYIAIYFALIVFFVFFYVAITFNPEERADEMKKFGGFIPGIRPGRPTADYLNYVLNRITVPGSIYLGLIAVLPHFFLSGGQTSSSIFGGAAVLILVSVALDTVKQIESQLMQRNYEGFLK from the coding sequence TTGCTTTCCGCCTTCGTCTCGGCCCTCAGGACCCCGGACCTGAGGCGGAAGATCCTCATTGCGCTCGGTCTCGTTGCGCTCTATCGCATCGGTGCCGTGATCCCCTCGCCGGGCGTCGACTACGGCAACGTCCGATCGTGTGTAGATCAGCTGTCGGGGGGCGATTCCGCGGGTATCTACTCGCTGATCAATCTGTTCTCGGGTGGTGCGCTACTCCAGCTGTCCATCTTCGCGATCGGCATCATGCCGTACATCACGGCCAGCATCATCGTCCAGCTGTTGACTGTCGTCATTCCGAAGTTCGAGGAACTCCGGAAGGAAGGCCAGTCCGGTCAGGCGAAGATGACGCAGTACACGCGGTACCTGTCGGTCGCGCTGGCGATCCTGCAGGCCACCGGCATCGTGGCGCTCGCGTCGCGCGGTCAGCTGCTGCAGGGGTGCCAGGAAGAGATCATCGCCGACAAGAGCATCTTCGGTCTCGTGATCATCGTGCTGGTCATGACGGCCGGCGCGGCGCTGGTCATGTGGTTCGGTGAGGTCATCACCGAGCGCGGCGTCGGCAACGGCATGTCGCTGCTCATCTTCTCGGGTATCGCGTCCCGTTTGCCGTCCGAGGGCAAGGCCATCCTGGACAGCCGTGGGGGACTGATCTTCGCGATCGTCTGCGTCGTGGCGCTCGCCATCATCGCCGGAGTCGTCTTCGTCGAGCAGGGACAGCGGCGCATCCCGGTGCAGTACGCCAAGCGCATGGTCGGCCGCAAGATGTACGGCGGTTCGTCCACCTACCTGCCACTCAAGGTCAACCAGGCCGGCATCATCCCGGTCATCTTCGCGTCGTCGCTGCTGTACTTGCCGAACCTCATCGCGCAGCTCACCGGCGCCACGTCGTCGGCCGATCCCAGCTGGTGGCAGCGGATCATCAACGAGTACCTGGTGAATCCCAACAACCCGGTGTACATCGCCATCTACTTCGCGCTGATCGTGTTCTTCGTGTTCTTCTACGTCGCGATCACGTTCAATCCGGAAGAGCGCGCCGACGAGATGAAGAAGTTCGGCGGCTTCATCCCCGGTATCCGCCCGGGTCGCCCCACCGCGGACTACCTGAATTACGTGCTCAACCGCATCACCGTTCCCGGCTCGATCTACCTGGGCCTGATCGCGGTGCTGCCCCACTTCTTCCTGTCCGGTGGCCAGACCTCCAGCAGCATCTTCGGTGGTGCCGCTGTGCTGATTCTCGTCAGCGTCGCCCTGGACACGGTCAAGCAGATCGAAAGTCAATTGATGCAACGTAACTACGAAGGGTTCCTCAAGTGA
- the map gene encoding type I methionyl aminopeptidase: MGFGRKRKVVPFRTAGELDAMAAAGAIVGAALVAVRDAAKPGVSTLELDEVAESVIRGAGAVPSFKGYHGFSGSICSSVNDRVVHGIPSVEDILAEGDLVSIDCGAILDGWHGDSAWTFGVGDIIEADQQLSEATRLSMEAGIAAMLPGNRLTDVSHAIELGTRAAEAQHDRKYGIVDGYGGHGIGREMHMEPFLANEGAPGKGPQLVVGSVLAIEPMLTLGTTDTVVLEDDWTVVTTDGTRAAHWEHTVAVTEDGPRILTLRPE; this comes from the coding sequence ATGGGCTTCGGGCGTAAGCGCAAGGTCGTTCCGTTCCGGACCGCCGGTGAGCTCGACGCGATGGCCGCCGCCGGCGCCATCGTCGGCGCGGCTCTGGTGGCGGTCCGCGATGCGGCGAAGCCGGGTGTGAGCACGCTCGAGCTCGACGAGGTGGCCGAGTCGGTCATCCGCGGCGCCGGCGCCGTGCCGTCGTTCAAGGGCTACCACGGGTTCAGCGGGTCGATCTGTTCGTCCGTCAACGATCGTGTGGTGCACGGGATCCCCTCGGTGGAAGACATTCTCGCCGAGGGAGACCTCGTCTCCATCGATTGCGGTGCCATCCTCGACGGCTGGCACGGCGACTCCGCGTGGACGTTCGGCGTCGGAGACATCATCGAGGCGGACCAGCAGCTGAGCGAGGCCACGCGGCTGTCCATGGAGGCGGGGATCGCCGCGATGCTGCCCGGCAACCGGCTGACCGACGTGTCCCATGCCATCGAGCTGGGCACCCGGGCCGCCGAGGCTCAGCACGATCGCAAGTACGGCATCGTCGACGGGTACGGCGGTCACGGCATCGGCCGGGAAATGCACATGGAGCCGTTCCTCGCCAACGAGGGCGCTCCGGGCAAGGGTCCCCAACTGGTTGTCGGTTCCGTGCTGGCGATCGAACCGATGTTGACCCTCGGCACCACCGACACCGTTGTCCTCGAAGACGATTGGACCGTCGTCACCACGGACGGCACCCGTGCCGCGCACTGGGAGCACACGGTCGCCGTCACCGAGGACGGACCGCGCATCCTCACCCTGCGCCCGGAGTAG
- the eccE gene encoding type VII secretion protein EccE, which translates to MNRSRATRPSSRRLSSFRLSANDIVIAQLLGVGGGVTASLCGLVWWGAVAAAGVLVLAALIRVGGWSSVDWARTAWRYFTAPGRAQSRTVSFQSQTGQSVGLRWDGGSVVAVVEVLPPAGSLTQITRDGFQTTHALPTEALAACLVQHDISLSGIDIVSHGYRAAAGTPATDVYDRLVGPLPATATRMVWLALRFDATGSVAAVARRGGGEAGACRAITIAASRVVRALTDSGCRARILTAPEIESAALQISRGVDPNTFEETWNHAPLPGVRNTGYGVDPRYLTKDLLAKLWVPSSLGTTVTIRIRPSGNAGHVKVGASCRLTTRTMPEPLTIPGLVSMQGRQRDGLLSNLPIAVSELDGAMPLSDFPAERLGALHLPPAGCGQLIGSDDYGHGVTARIAGPGVGMVYVAGELYLAQQLVFRAIATGARVLIHTDRPETWSSLIDSIATPDRLRIAGHNPQSDNSFNTVVFDGVDALPPRAGVTAIYLYGEPSQWPGAEPDLSIVQPDAMGDRILLSTGGTSIELMLVTISSETAFIGRPRAVDEYQPAHLH; encoded by the coding sequence ATGAACCGCTCGCGCGCCACACGACCGTCGTCACGCCGGTTGTCGTCATTCCGGTTGTCGGCGAACGACATTGTCATTGCGCAGCTTCTGGGAGTGGGAGGCGGGGTCACGGCCTCGCTGTGCGGGCTCGTGTGGTGGGGAGCCGTCGCCGCTGCCGGCGTCCTCGTCCTTGCCGCGCTGATCCGCGTGGGCGGTTGGTCGAGTGTCGACTGGGCCCGGACCGCGTGGCGGTACTTCACTGCGCCCGGCCGGGCGCAGTCGCGGACCGTCAGCTTCCAGTCGCAGACAGGGCAGTCCGTCGGGCTGCGCTGGGACGGTGGGAGCGTGGTAGCCGTCGTCGAGGTCCTGCCGCCCGCGGGGAGCCTCACGCAGATCACCCGCGACGGTTTCCAGACGACGCACGCCCTTCCCACCGAGGCGCTCGCCGCATGCCTCGTGCAGCACGACATCTCGCTGAGCGGAATCGACATCGTCAGCCACGGCTACCGTGCCGCTGCCGGCACGCCGGCCACCGATGTGTACGACAGGCTGGTGGGTCCGTTGCCGGCGACCGCAACCCGAATGGTGTGGCTCGCCCTGCGATTCGACGCCACCGGGAGCGTCGCCGCCGTGGCCCGGCGTGGTGGCGGCGAAGCCGGCGCCTGCCGCGCGATCACGATCGCGGCGAGCCGGGTGGTGCGGGCACTCACCGACTCGGGCTGCCGGGCCCGCATTCTCACCGCGCCGGAAATCGAATCCGCTGCACTGCAGATCAGTCGGGGCGTCGATCCGAATACCTTCGAGGAGACGTGGAATCACGCGCCGCTCCCCGGGGTCCGCAACACCGGCTACGGCGTCGACCCGCGGTACCTCACGAAGGATCTGCTCGCGAAGCTCTGGGTACCGTCGAGCCTCGGCACCACCGTGACGATCCGGATCCGCCCCAGCGGGAACGCCGGGCACGTGAAGGTCGGTGCGTCCTGCCGGCTGACCACTCGGACAATGCCCGAACCGCTCACGATTCCCGGGCTCGTCTCGATGCAGGGCCGTCAGCGCGACGGACTGCTGTCCAATCTTCCGATCGCCGTGTCGGAGCTCGACGGCGCGATGCCGTTGTCCGACTTCCCCGCGGAAAGACTGGGTGCTCTCCACCTGCCCCCGGCGGGGTGCGGACAGCTCATCGGCTCCGACGACTACGGCCACGGAGTCACCGCCCGGATCGCGGGTCCCGGCGTCGGCATGGTCTACGTGGCGGGCGAGTTGTATCTCGCCCAGCAACTGGTGTTCCGTGCCATCGCCACCGGTGCGCGCGTGCTCATCCACACCGACCGGCCCGAGACGTGGTCTTCGCTGATCGATTCCATCGCCACACCCGACCGGCTTCGCATCGCCGGTCACAATCCGCAGTCCGACAACAGCTTCAACACCGTCGTGTTCGACGGCGTCGACGCGCTACCGCCCCGTGCCGGCGTCACTGCCATCTACCTGTACGGGGAGCCCAGTCAGTGGCCCGGCGCCGAGCCGGACCTGTCCATCGTCCAGCCGGACGCGATGGGCGACCGCATCCTGCTGTCGACCGGCGGCACGAGCATCGAACTGATGCTGGTCACCATCTCGTCCGAGACGGCGTTCATCGGACGGCCCCGCGCTGTCGACGAGTATCAGCCCGCGCATCTGCACTAA
- the rpsM gene encoding 30S ribosomal protein S13, with amino-acid sequence MARLAGVDLPREKRMEIALTYIYGIGRTRSKEILDATGVSPDLRSKDLSDEDLAKLREYIEESLKVEGDLRREVQADIRRKIEIGCYQGLRHRRGLPVRGQRTKTNARTRKGPKRTIAGKKKAK; translated from the coding sequence ATGGCACGTCTCGCAGGTGTCGATCTTCCCCGTGAAAAGCGGATGGAGATCGCACTTACTTACATCTACGGCATCGGCCGTACCCGCTCCAAGGAGATCCTGGACGCCACCGGCGTCAGCCCGGATCTGCGGAGCAAGGATCTCTCGGACGAGGATCTGGCCAAGCTCCGCGAGTACATCGAGGAGTCGCTGAAGGTCGAGGGTGACCTTCGCCGCGAGGTCCAGGCCGATATCCGACGCAAGATCGAGATCGGCTGCTACCAGGGCCTGCGCCACCGTCGTGGTCTGCCCGTGCGTGGTCAGCGCACCAAGACCAACGCCCGCACCCGTAAGGGTCCGAAGCGCACCATTGCCGGCAAGAAGAAGGCGAAGTAA
- a CDS encoding adenylate kinase: protein MRLVLLGPPGAGKGTQAAILSEKLGVPHISTGDLFRANIGQATPLGLEAKKYLDAGDLVPSEITNNMVKARVAEPDAANGFLLDGFPRTVDQAQALEAILTEQNTKLDAVLSFVVDEDVVVERMLARGRADDKEDVIRNRLRVYREETAPLLDYYKEQLVTVDALGEVDEVNARALGALGK from the coding sequence GTGAGACTTGTCCTCCTTGGTCCTCCCGGTGCAGGCAAGGGCACCCAGGCCGCGATTCTGTCCGAGAAGCTCGGCGTCCCCCACATCTCGACGGGAGACCTGTTCCGCGCGAACATCGGCCAGGCCACGCCCCTGGGCCTCGAAGCGAAGAAGTATCTGGACGCCGGAGACCTGGTTCCCAGCGAAATCACCAACAACATGGTGAAGGCCCGGGTCGCCGAGCCAGACGCCGCCAACGGCTTCCTCCTCGACGGTTTCCCCCGGACCGTCGACCAGGCTCAGGCGCTCGAAGCGATCCTGACCGAGCAGAACACCAAGCTGGACGCCGTGCTCTCCTTCGTCGTCGACGAGGACGTCGTGGTCGAGCGGATGCTGGCCCGCGGCCGCGCCGACGACAAGGAAGACGTCATCCGCAACCGCCTCCGGGTGTACCGCGAGGAGACCGCCCCGCTGCTGGACTACTACAAGGAGCAGCTGGTGACCGTCGACGCCCTGGGTGAGGTCGACGAGGTCAATGCTCGCGCACTGGGAGCGCTGGGTAAGTAA
- a CDS encoding DNA-directed RNA polymerase subunit alpha, which yields MLISQRPTLTEEVIADNRSKFVIEPLEPGFGYTLGNSLRRTLLSSIPGAAVTSIRIDGVLHEFTTVPGVKEDVTDIILNLKGLVVSSEEDEPVTMYVRKQGPGAVTAGDIVPPAGVTVNNPDLHIATLNDKGKLEIELVVERGRGYVPAVQNKASGAEIGRIPVDSIYSPVLKVTYKVEATRVEQRTDFDRLVLDVETKNSITARDALASAGKTLVELFGLARELNVEAEGIEIGPSPAEADHIASFGLPIEDLDLTVRSYNCLKREGVHTVGELVGRTESDLLDIRNFGQKSIDEVKVKLHSLGLALKDSPASFDPTTVAGYDAATGTWSDTDAGSFGDAEGTEDYAETEQL from the coding sequence ATGCTCATTTCTCAGCGACCCACGCTGACCGAAGAGGTCATCGCTGACAACCGCTCGAAGTTCGTCATCGAGCCCCTCGAGCCAGGCTTCGGGTACACCCTCGGCAACTCGCTCCGTCGCACGCTGCTCTCGTCGATTCCCGGCGCAGCGGTCACGAGCATCCGCATCGACGGCGTTCTGCACGAGTTCACCACAGTTCCCGGTGTGAAGGAAGACGTCACCGACATCATCCTGAACCTCAAGGGGCTCGTCGTGAGCTCCGAAGAGGACGAGCCGGTCACCATGTACGTCCGCAAGCAGGGCCCCGGCGCTGTCACTGCAGGCGACATCGTGCCCCCGGCCGGCGTCACCGTGAACAACCCGGATCTGCACATCGCCACCCTGAACGACAAGGGAAAGCTGGAGATCGAGCTCGTCGTCGAGCGCGGTCGCGGCTACGTTCCCGCCGTCCAGAACAAGGCGTCCGGCGCAGAGATCGGCCGTATCCCGGTCGACTCGATCTACTCGCCGGTGCTCAAGGTCACCTACAAGGTGGAGGCCACCCGCGTCGAACAGCGCACCGACTTCGATCGGCTCGTTCTCGACGTGGAAACCAAGAACTCCATCACCGCTCGGGACGCGCTCGCTTCGGCGGGCAAGACCCTGGTTGAGCTCTTCGGCCTGGCCCGTGAGCTGAACGTCGAAGCAGAAGGCATCGAGATCGGACCCTCGCCCGCCGAGGCCGATCACATTGCTTCGTTCGGACTGCCCATCGAGGACCTGGACCTGACGGTCCGTTCCTACAACTGCCTCAAGCGCGAAGGTGTTCACACCGTCGGTGAGCTTGTCGGCCGTACCGAGTCCGATCTGCTCGACATCCGCAACTTCGGACAGAAGTCCATCGACGAGGTGAAGGTCAAGCTGCATTCGCTCGGCCTGGCCCTCAAGGACAGCCCCGCGTCCTTCGATCCCACCACCGTTGCCGGCTACGACGCCGCCACCGGAACGTGGAGCGACACGGACGCCGGTTCCTTCGGTGATGCCGAGGGCACCGAGGACTACGCCGAGACCGAACAGCTGTAG
- the truA gene encoding tRNA pseudouridine(38-40) synthase TruA, with amino-acid sequence MVSAHAESNEPVVPERDGGPVSYETTRLRLDIAYDGTDFSGWARQIGLRTVCGEIEEKLGAVLRTPLQLTVAGRTDAGVHATGQVAHVDVPVDAVPDDPSRLVRRLARFLPKDVRITRISFAPDHFDARFSAMRRHYEYRLTAAAYGAEPLRARDTVSYPKVLDLELMRAASATLLGLHDFAAFCKRREGATTVRDLQRFDWERTGEVFTAFVSADAFCWSMVRSLVGAVLAVGEGRRDLDWIEGLLRETSRSSSILVAPAHGLSLVRVDYPDDADLAARNRITRDVRTVPGGCCGD; translated from the coding sequence TTGGTTTCGGCACACGCTGAATCGAACGAGCCCGTCGTCCCCGAGAGGGACGGCGGGCCCGTTTCGTATGAGACCACCCGGCTCCGGCTGGACATCGCCTACGACGGAACAGATTTCTCCGGGTGGGCCCGCCAGATCGGCCTGCGCACGGTGTGCGGGGAGATCGAGGAGAAACTCGGCGCGGTCCTGCGCACACCGTTGCAGCTCACGGTGGCGGGACGGACGGATGCCGGAGTTCACGCCACCGGTCAGGTGGCGCACGTCGACGTCCCGGTGGACGCCGTGCCGGACGATCCGTCCCGGCTGGTCCGCCGCCTCGCGCGGTTCCTCCCGAAGGATGTGCGCATCACGCGGATCTCGTTCGCGCCGGACCACTTCGACGCGCGGTTCTCCGCGATGCGCAGGCACTACGAGTACCGCCTCACGGCCGCGGCCTACGGTGCCGAACCGCTGCGAGCCCGGGACACCGTGTCGTATCCCAAGGTCCTCGATCTCGAACTCATGCGCGCAGCGTCCGCGACACTGCTGGGACTGCACGACTTCGCGGCGTTCTGCAAACGCCGGGAAGGCGCCACCACGGTCCGCGATCTTCAGCGCTTCGACTGGGAGCGCACCGGCGAGGTGTTCACCGCCTTCGTCAGCGCGGACGCGTTCTGCTGGTCGATGGTGCGCAGTCTCGTCGGCGCCGTTCTCGCGGTGGGGGAGGGCCGCCGCGACCTCGACTGGATCGAAGGTCTGCTCCGTGAGACGTCGCGGTCCAGTTCGATCCTGGTCGCTCCCGCGCACGGACTGTCCCTGGTGCGCGTCGACTACCCGGACGACGCCGACCTGGCCGCACGCAATCGGATCACCCGAGACGTCCGCACCGTGCCGGGCGGCTGCTGCGGGGACTGA